Within the Arthrobacter caoxuetaonis genome, the region GAGGCGACTGCGGTGTTCCGCAACGAGGCCAAGGATCCGGAGCGCACCGTCCCCCGGGCCACCTACATAGCTGTCCTCTCCATCGGCGCCCTGTACATCCTCTCCTCCTGGCTGATCATCAGCGGCCTCGGGGCCGGCAACGCCGTGGCCCTGGCCACGGACAGCCCTGACAGCGTGGTAGTCGGCTTTGCCGGGGAAATCCTCGCCCCGATCATGACGGACATCGTCCAGGTCCTGGTGGTGACGAGCATGTTCGCCTGCGTGCTGGCCTTCCACAACATCGTCTCGCGCTACCTCTTCACGCTGGGCCAGCGCGGGGTGCTGCCGCCCGGCCTGGCTGCTGTCCACCCCGCCCACCGGGCACCCTCCCGCGCCTCCTTCTGGGTTACCGGCGTGACCGCCGCCGTCGTGCTGGTCTCCGCCGTCGCCCAACTGGATCCGGTCCTGGAGATCTACACCTGGTACTCCGGCGCAGGGGCCATCGGCGTGATCGTCATGATGACCCTGACCAGCTTCGCGATTGTGGGCTTCGGTACGCGCGGCGGCGGAGTGTCCGCTCCCGGCATGGTGCGGGCCGCGGCAGTGGCCGGCGGGATCGGCCTGCTCGGTGTGCTGGCACTCTCTCTCTGGAACTTCCCGTTCCTAGTCGGCGGCAACCTCGCTGCCGTCATCTGGGGTGCGGCCCTCGTACTCGTTTTCGTGCTGGCCGCTGCCCTGCCGGCCAGCACCCGCCCGGCGCCGGCTGACACGCCGGAACCGGCGGACGCCTCCCGGCGCTAGCTGCCTTCCCGGTTCCCAGGCCCGCGGACGAGTTCCTCGACCGTAGCCCGGGCGCCGGCGTCGTGCAGGGAGGCCAGGGCCCGTGTGTAGGCCTGGACAAAACGGTCATTCGAGGCGAGGTCCCCGAAGAGCTCGGGCTGGGACACAAAGGCCAGCGGATCTTCACGGTTCCGGGCAGCGGCGGTCATCAGCGGCCCGCGCAGGCGGTCCACCACGGTGATCGCCTCATCCTGCTCATCAGTTCCCTCGTCATAGCGTGCCCAGCTGGCCACGATTGCCGCGGACCGGTGAATCTCGCCGCCGGCCTCGAGGTTCTCGCGGATGACGGGCAGCAGCCACTTGGGGATCCGGTCGGAGCTTTCGGCGCAGAGCCGGGCCAGGGTATCGCGGACATGCTCGTTGGAGAAACGTTCAATCAGTTTGTGCCGGTATTCATCCAGGTCCACACCGGGCAGCGGCTTGAGCGTGGGCGTGGCCTCGCGCTCCATGTAATCCAGCAGGAACCGGGCAAAGACCGGATCCTGGCAGACCTCGTGGGCGTAGCGGTAGCCGGCCAGGTACCCGAAGTAGCAAAGACCCTGGTGGCTTGCGTTGAGCAGGCGCAGCTTCATGAGTTCGTAGGGCTCGACGTCGTCCACCACCTGCACGCCGGCATCTTCGAACGGCGGCCGGCCCAGTGGAAAATGGTCTTCCAGGACCCACTGTTCGAAGTCCTCGCTCACCACCGGCCAGGAATCCTCTATGCCGAAGTCCTCCGCGACCATGGCCCGGTCCGCATCCGTGGTGACGGGGGTGATCCGGTCCACCATCGAGTTGGGAAAAGCCACGTTGGTCCGCATCCACTCCCCCAGTTTCGGGTCGCGGAGGTCCGCGAAGGCGGTGAACATCCTGCGGGCTACGTCTCCGTTGCCCTGGATGTTGTCGCAGGACATCACGGTGAACGGCGGTACGCCTGCATCCCGGCGTCGGGCGAGCGCCTCGGTGACCAGCCCGAAAACGGTTGCCGGAACGGCTCCGGGAGCCAGGTCCGCCTGCACGTCCGGGTTGCCGGCGTCGAATTCCCCGGTGACGTGGTGGAAGTTGTATCCGCCTTCGGTGATGGTCAGGGAAACGATCCGGGTCTGCGGGGAGGCCATCTTCGCGATGACGGCTTCCGGATCCTCCGGTGCCAGCAGGTATTCAGTGATGGAACCGATCACCCGGCCTGCGCGGGTGCCGTCCGGGTTCTTCAGCACCAGGGTGTACAGGCAGTCCTGGGCATCCATGACGGACTTCATCGCCGCATCGGCGGGCAGCACTCCGACGCCGCAGATACCCCAGTCAAGGGCCTTTCCGGCGTTCATCAGCCGGTCCAGGTACATGGCCTGATGGGCACGGTGGAAACCGCCGACACCAAAATGGACAATCCCGGTGCTCACCTGCGAACGGTCGTACTGCGGGGCGGACAGGGCCCGGGGAAGGCTCGCCAGGGACGTCGTGCTGAGCTTGCTCATGAGTCACACCTGTCGGAAGAACGGATAGGTGCGGCTCAATTTATCATGTGAGCGCAGCAGTTCTACTCAAATGAGCGGGCTCAGGTGCCGCAGACGCTAATCGACCAGTTCGGACTGCGTCTCGATGAAGTCCCAGTCCCGCATATCCAGGATGGGATCGATGACCGGGCCGCCCGCTTCGGCGATCCGGTCCTGAATTTTGTTGGGAATACCGTCCTGCCGCAGGTTCTCCCTAAGCCACTGCTTAGCCGTGGTGTCGAGGTACGGCCACCACCGTTCGATCTTGATGGGCTGCATGTCCTGCCCCTTTCCTTCACGGTAGGTCCACGGTGCCACCGGTCCCCAGAGCGCGCAAGAGGCGTGCCGAAGACCGCCCGCGGCGGACTGTAAAGGCAGCGGCGACCTGAACTGCCGCCGGGATGAACCCCCTTGTCAGAGGGGTAGGGTCAGGCTTCGCCGAGCGGCTAGGGAAGCGTGGTGATGCTCTCGATGGAAGCCCGTGCGTCTTCTGCGAGCGTCGGCGGGATGGGCGCGCTCTTGGCGGCGTCGGCCGATGCCTGCTGGCCTTCATCGCTGATCACGTACTGGCCGAAGGTCTTGACGAGCTCAACCGTGTCCGCATCCTCGTAGCCGCTGCAGAAGATCTGGTAGGACACCAGAATCAGCGGGTAGGCTCCGGGCGCCGTCGTCGTGCGGTCAAGGTGCAGGGCAATGTCATGCTCGCCGCGTCCGGGCACACGGGTGCTCTGCTCGACGGCGATCGCCGCACCCTCGGCGCTGATGGGGACGTACTCTTCACCGACCTTGAGATTGACGGTACCCAGGGATTCATCCACTACCGAGTCATCCGAGTAGGCCACGGCGCCCTCGGTCCGGGTAACGGTGCTGATGACGCCGGCGCTGCCCTGAGCGTTTTCGCCGCCGAGGCCGCCGGGCCAGGAACCGGACGGATCCGTGGGCCACGCTTCGGGGGCCGCCTCATGCAGATACTCGGTGAAGTTTTCGGTGGTACCGGAATCGTCCGCGCGGCTCACGGCCGTGATCCGGGTGGCGGGCAGCTGCACTCCGGGGTTCTGGCCTGCGATTGCCGGATCGTTCCAGGCGTCGATTTCGCCGCGGAAGATTTTCGCGATGGTGGCAGCGTCGAGATTCAGCGTGTCGATGCCGGGAAGGTTGAACGCCACTGCAATGGGGGAGATGTAGGCGGGAATATCCAGGGCGCCGTCAGGTCCGCAGACTTTCCGGGCCTCCTCCAGTTCCTCGTCCTGGAGATAGGCGTCCGATCCGGCGAACTGCACGGCACCGGCCAGGAGTGCGTTGCGTCCGGCGCCCGAGCCATCCGGGGAGTACTGGACCTGGACCTTGGGATGCAGCACGCGGAAGCCGCCGATCCAGGCATCCATGGCAGGGCCCTGTGCCGTGGACCCGGAACCGGAGATGATCCCCTCCAGCTTGGAGGTGCTGTTTTCCGCGGCTTTGCGCTGTTCCTCACCCAGGGGGTAGTCAGAACCGCAGGCAGAAAGCGCCAGCGCTGCGGCGGCGGCCACTGCCAGGGCACGAAGGGAACGGGAACTGCGCACGGTGGGGTGCTCCTTTGGGGGAAAGCGGCATCAGGCGGCCCGGAGTTCAATGCCTTGGAATCGGCACGTCCGGTTGCAACTTCAAGGCTAGCCGCCGATTAGTCCCCACCGCCAACTGGGAGCTGCCCCTGCCCTTGGCTGCCCCTGAAGGTAGTGGAAGGATGGGCTCACTCCGGACCACAGCGCGGCCACGAAGGCGGAATCGCCCAGGTGCCCCCGGTCCCTGCCCCAAGGGGGTTCAATGCTGGTTGCTGCAGCGATACTGACCGTGGTTTCCGCCGCCGTGCACTTCTATTTCTTCTTCCTGGAATCCCTGCGCTGGACCGCAGCCGAGACCATGGGTGTGTACGGAATCACTTCTGAGCAGGACGCGGAAACCACCCAGCCGCTGGCCTACACGCAGGGCTTCTACAACCTGTTCCTGGGGGTGGGTGCTGTCCTGGGGGTCCTGCTCATCGGCGTCGGCAATCCCGCAGCCGGACTGACCCTGATGAGCTTCTCCACCGCCTGCATGGTCCTGGCCTCGGTGGTGCTGCTGGCCGGCCGGTGGCCGCTGGGGCGGATTGCCCTCATCCGCGGGATTCCGGCGCTGCTGGCGCTGCTTCTCACCCTCATTGGCGCGTAACCCTGCCATCGCCCCGGAATAGACAGGCGCTAGGCAGGCGCGGGGACGATGTCGTACGCCGCCTCCGTCCACAGGTGGAACAAGGCATAGGCGCGCCAGGGCCGCCAGTCTTCGGCCAGACGTGATGCCTCCTTCGCGGTGGCAACCCCCAGGGCCCGCCGAAGGACCAGGTCCCCGGGAATGAACGCGTCCCGGTCCCCCGCAGCGCGGACTTCCAGGTAGTCCGCGGTCCAGGGTCCGATGCCGGGAAGGGCCAGCAGCGCCGGACGGACCGCCTGCCAGTCACTGTGCCGTCCCAGCTCCAGCCCGCCGGCTGCAGCTTCTGCAAGGGCATGGATGCTTCCCGCGCGGGCGCCGGTGATCCGCACTGCCGCCTGCAGGTCAGCGGGCGCGACGGCGGCCAGTTCGCCCGGCGCGGGGAAGGTCCGGAGTCCGCCGGGGCCGGCGGTTCCATAGGCAGCGACCAGGCGGGCGGCAAAGGTACGGGCCGCAGCAAGCGACACCTGCTGCCCGAGGACGGTCAGCACCGCTGTCTCAAACCCGTCCACCGAACCGGGGATTCGGAGTCCGGGATAGCGTTCGACCAGCGGGGCCAGCCGGGGGAAGCCAGCCAGCGCGGTGTCTACGGCGTGCGTATCGGCGTCGAGGTCCAGCCAGCTGCGGACCGCACCAAGGCAGCCTGCGTCGTTCTCCTGCCGGCCGCCGTTCAGGCTCACGGAGACCCCGTCCGGTGCACCGATGCCGATCTGCGCCAGCACCGGTCCGCCGGGGGCAGGCCACAGCCGGGTAAGGACTGCGCCCGACGGCGTCACCTCCACTGTTTCCAGCCCCGGCACGGCGTGGGCGGCCAGGCTGCGGACGAGCGGCTGCCACGGAAACGGGCCGGCCGCGGCCAGCACGTACATGCGGTCCGGCTCCCCCGCCTCCGCCGGGCTCATTCCATTCCCGTCATCCGGAGGGTGATGTTGATCCTGCCCTTGCTCAGTCCGTTCTCAGGATCGGCGGTCCCGGCCAGCGTTTTGGGCACCCCGTGGTACGCGAAACGGGAAGGACCGCCGAAGACGAACAGGTCACCGGAGGACAGCTCGATGTCGGTGTAGGGCCGGGTGCGCGTTTGTGTATTCCCAAAACGGAATATGCAGCTGTCGCCGATGCTGAAGGACACCACGGGGGCCGAGGACTTTTCGTCCTTGTCCTGGTGCATGCCCATATGCGCCCCTTCGGCGTAGTAGTTGATCAGGGCCGTATCCGGGGTGTAATCCTCGGGATCGATGATGTCCGGAGCGTAGCCCGGTTCCCCTTCAGTGCAGTAGGCGGCACGGATTGCCCGGCGGCCCAGCTCCACCAGCCAGCCGGGAACTTCGGCCACGCGGCCGCCGCCGGCGTCGTCGGCCGTGCGCGTGTATTTATAGGGCTGCCAGTGCCAGCCAAGGCACACCGTCTGCACCGACATTTTGTGCCCGCCCGGCAGGACCGCCGAACGCATCGGGACGGGTCCAATGGCCCAGGCCCTGCAGGCCTCGACGATGCTGCGCTGCTGCTCGGCAGTCAACCAGCCCGGCACGTGGACCGCACCGGCGGACGGGGTGTTGCGTTCGCGCGGGAAGAGTTCGCCGCTCATGCGGCGGCTTCCATGGTGAGCAGGGTGCGCTTGGCGTCGCTGCCACCGAGGTAGTTCCCGATTTTTCCGTCCGAGCGGACCACCCGGTGGCAGGGCACAACAACGGGCAGCGGATTCCGGGCGCAGGCGGTTCCGGCGGCACGGACGGCACCGGGGTTCCCCGCAAGCGCGGCCAGGGCAGCGTAGCTCGCGGTGGCACCGTAGCCGATGTCGGAGAGGTGTTCGATGACGGTGCGCCGGAAACCGGTGGCCAGGCGCAGGTCCAGCGCCAGGTCGAAGGTTTTCCGCGAGCCGGCGAAGTACTCCCGGAGCTGGCGGACGGGTTCAGCCAGGCGGGCGGCGTCGGCCAGGATCCGCGGACTGACGCGGACGGCGAGCTCTGCCAGCACAGCGTCATGCCCTTCCACGGCGAAGCCGACCCGGACCAGCCCGGCCGGCGTTGCGGCGAGCAGCAGTCCCCCAACGGGTGAATCCATCACCGTGTACGCAACATCGAGCAGGTCCTGTCCGGCGGCGTCGGCAGTGAGCCGGCCATGCAGCCGGGCCAGCGTCTCGCTCTCGGCCTCCGGCGCGTCCTGCGCGGCAGCTTCTGTGTCCAGGGTCATCGGAGGTCCTCCACATCCAGTGATCGGAGCTTCTTCATTCCATCAGCAGCGGAGCGGCGGCAGGCCGCTTCAGTGCTCTCGAGCAGGAGCGCCACGTCCGCGAAGGGCAGCCCGGCCAGATGGTGGTAGGCCAGGGCTTCACGCTGGCGCTGCGGCAGCGTCCGCAGGGCGGCCCACAGCCCGTCGTGCTCTCCCGGTCCGGGGTCCGCGCCTCCCGCAGCTTCGGGGAGGTCAGGCACTGTGACCGGGCGCCGGGCAGCGGCCCGGCGGGAATCTATGGCCTTGCGCTTGGCGATTGTCACCAGCCAGGCCTGGACGTTGGCCGCGGGATCGAGCGAGGGATAGGCGCGCAGGGCGGAGAGGAACGTTTCCGACCAGGCGTCCTCCGCGTCGTCGGGCCCCAGTACGGCACGGCAGACCCGCAGCACGACGGCGCCGTGTTCCCTGACGATCGCTTCGAACGGTTTCACTTCCACATACTGTAAACGCGCGGCAGCTCTCTTTTGTGAGCCTGCGGCCCTAGAGCCAGGCGATTCCCGGTGCAGGAGCTCCCCGTCCGTCGCCGGCGTCCCCGTTCGCAGTGAAGCCGGCAGTCGGATCCGCTCCGCCCAGCAGTGAGCGGGTCATGGCTTCACGCTGTCCGGAGAGATCCTCCGCGGCCGCGAGCAGATGGACATCGCCGGGATCCTCGCCGGCCTCCGCTGCCGCCAGGATTGCCCGGCGCACCAGCTCCCGCGCGAACGACGCCGTCGCGCCGTCCGCCTGCTCCGCCACCGCAGCCAGCGCCGCCGCGGAAAACACTCCGGCCGGAGCGTAAAGCTCCATGAGCCGGACCCGGTCCCCTGCGTCCGGCAACGGAATTTCGACGGCAAGGTCCACCCGTCCGGGACGCTGGGCAAGGGCAGGCTCCAGGACGTCCACCCGGTTGGTGGTCATGACAAAGGCAATATCGGCGTCGGCATCGAGCCCGTCCAGGGCGTCAAGGACCTGGAAGAGCAGCGGCTGCGGGCCGTGGCCCATGTTCCGGTCTTCGGCCACCAGGTCAATGTCTTCGAGGACCACCAGGGACGGAGCCATGGCCCGGGCAAGGCTCGCCGCCTGGGAGATCGCCCCCAGCGAAGCGCCGGTGAGCAGGACCGCCGTCGTGCCCGGACTTTCACTGAGCAGGTGCCGTACAGTGTGCGTTTTACCCGTTCCGGGCGGACCGTAGAGCAGGACCCCGCGTTTGAGGTGCTGGCCGGCGGCCTGCAGGCGGCCGCGGTGCCCGGCGATGCCCAGGACGTGGCTGCGGACCCGCTCGAGCACACCGTCGGGCAGGATCACTTTCTCCCGCGGCAGCGAAGGACGTGTCAGGAAGTTCACCCCGGCACCGCCCGGTCCGTAGGGATCGAAGCCGAGCGAGATGACCTGTCCGCGCAGGATGCTGTGGACCCGCAGGTGTTCCTGGACTGCTGCCAGGACGGCCGCCGCCACTGGACGTTCTGCGGCCATGACCGCCAGCTGCACGTCAGGGCTGCCCGTCTGCGGGTCACCGTTCCGCTGCAGGACGGCCACCGGCACCCCGTCGTGGCGGAACAGCCGGATTCCCAATCCGACCGCTTCCCGGCTGCTGTCTGGCCCGACGGCAATGTTGACGAAGTCCGGCTGGCCAACCGGGATATAACCGTAGCCCTCCTCCTGCACAATGTCGGAGAGACCCAGGTGCTGGCGCTGCTGTCCCCCGCCCAGGCCGATCAGCGTGTTCCCGGGGTCCTCCCCCGCGATCTGCTCCATGGCGATGTCCACGTCGGCGAAGCGGTGGAACGGGATCGCTTCCACGACGATCGGCACGTCCTGGGCCGGCAGCCCGAGGTAGGCACTGAGGGCATCCCGCAGCCGCGGCCGGGTCGAGGACGCGGCACGGTGCTGCTGGGCCAGTTCAACGGCGGCGTTGAAACTGGCCAGGAAGTCCGCGAGGTTTTTCTCCATGGCGCCAGACACTATCAGCGCAGGCGGCCTCCGGCCTGCTGTTTGGAGTCAGGCTCTCAGCGCGTTCTGCCGCAGGTCCGCCTTGCGGATCTTGCCGCTGGCAGTGGTGGGCAGGGACTCGCGGAACTCCACGGATTTCGGGACCTTGTAGCGGGCCAGTTTCCCTTCGAGGTGGTCCAGGACCGCCTTCTCATCGAGTTCTGCGCCTTCCGCGCGGACGATCACCGCGTGCGGCACTTCCCCCCAGCGCTCGTCCGGGACGCCGATCACTGCAACGGCGGAGACCTCCCGCAGCTCCATGATCAGCTGTTCCACCTGGGCCGGGTAAACGTTCTCGCCGCCGGAAATAATCATGTCCTTGATCCGGTCTGAGATGTACAGGAAGCCGTCGTCGTCGAAGTAGCCCATATCCCCTGAATTGAACCAGGCGCCGTCGGAGAAGGCCGCCGATGTGGCGTCCGGGCGGTTCCAGTACTCGCGGATCACATTGCCGCCGCGGATCTGGATTTCACCCACTTCCCCAGGGCCGGCCGGGGCTTCCCCGCTTCCGGCGATCCGGACATCGGTGAAGAAGTGCGGCAGTCCGGCAGATCCGGCCTTGGCCCGTGAATACCTGGCCGGCAGCGCAGTCGCACCGGGCGAGGTTTCGGTCATCCCGTAGCCGCCCGAGAAGGACAGGCCCCGCTCTTCATAGGCATCGAGCACACGCGCCGGGACGGGTGAGCCGCCGCAGGTGAGCATGCGGAGGCTTGAGAGGTCCGTTGACTCCCAGCCGGGATGTTCGGCCAGCATCTGGTAGGTAGTGGGAACCCCGGAAAGTGAGGTGATCCGGTGTTCCTCGATCGCGGCGAGGGTCGCACCGGGTTCGAACCTGCTGTGAAGAACGAGTTTCCCGCCCTTGAGCAGCACCGGCAGGGCGCCCATGCCCAGGGAGGCGACGTGGAACAGCGGGGCGATCATCAGGGCAACGGTTTCAGAGCTGACGTCGTAGTCGACCAGTACGTTCACGCTGTTCCACGTCATGTTTCCATGGGTGAGCAGCGCGCCCTTGGGGTTTCCGGTGGTGCCTGACGTGTACAGAATGATGGCGGGGTCCTCAAGACCGACCTCCACATCCCGCGGCTCAGCGTCCGCATCCTGCAGCACAGCCTCGTAGGGCTCTGCCGCAGGAGCGCCGGACACTGTTTCCGTCCCGGCCGGGGACGCCGCCGGGCCCTCCTCCGGGGCCACCATCAGCCGGTGCGTTACCGGAGAATCCGTGCAGCCAAGGACCGCAAGTGAATCAAGTTCCGCCGCATGGATCAGCACGGTGCTCCCGGAATCCTGGAGCGCGAACCGAACTTCCGGCGGGGCCAGCCGGGTGTTCAGGGGCACGAACACCGCGCCCAGGGAGCCCGCCGCAAAGAGCGACTCAAGGAACGCCGGGTGGTTGTTGCCCAGGTAGGCGACCCGACTGCCCGGCGAAACGCCGCGGGCTGCCAGTGCGCTGGCCAGCCGTTCGATCCGCTCGGCCAGCTGGTCGTACGTCAGCTCAATTCCGGCCCCGGTCACGGCCGTGACACCGGCGGACTTCACCCGGCGGCGGTGGATCCAGGATCCCAGTCCCTCGTTTCGCATCTGCTCGCTCCCTTTCCGGGCGTCTGGCTAGGCGTAGAAACGGGCCAGGAATTCAGCGACGACGGCGGGACGCTCCTCGCCTTCGATCTCGATGGTGTTGGACGTCTTGATCTGCACGCCGCCCTTCACCTCGGTGACCTCTGCGATCACCGAGTGCAGCCGGACCTTGGAGCCCACCTTCACCGGGTTCGTGAACCGGACCCGGTCCAGGCCGTAGTTGACCTTGGTCTTCACGCCGTCCACGTCGAACAGGGCACTCCACAGCGGAATGATCAGGGACAGGGTCAGGAACCCGTGGGCGATGGGGGCTCCGAAGGGCCCGTCCTTGGCCTTTTCCGGATCGGTGTGGATCCACTGGTGGTCATCGGTCGCGTCGGCAAAGGTGTTGATCTGGTCCTGGGTGATCTCGATGTAATCGGTGTAGCCCAGGTCCTTGCCGACCAGTGAGGGAAGTTCTTCGAGGGTGACAACGGTAGCGCTCATGTTCTTTTTCCTTCGGTTTGCAGGGAATGAATGGGTTAGCGGAAGGCGCCGGTGCCGGCGATCGAGCGCCCGACAATCAGGGCGTTGATGTCGTGGGTGCCTTCGTAGGAATAGACAGCCTCAGCATCGGCATGGAAACGGGCGACGCCGGTGTCCAGGGTGATCCCGTTGCCTCCGACCACTTCGCGCGCCAGGGCGACGGTCTCCCGGAGCGAGGTGCAGGTGAACATCTTCGCCAGTGCGGAATCCTCGTCCCGGAAGATGCCTTCTTCCTGGCGCTGGGTCAGCCGGACGACCATGCCCAGTGACGCCGTCAGGTTGGCCAGCATGGTGGCGAGCTTCTGCTGCGTGAGCTGGAAAGAGGCCAGCGGGCGGCCGAACTGTTCCCGTTCCAAGGTGTAGCGCACGGCCGCCTCATATGCGCCCGCCTGCATGCCGGCGGCGATCCAGGCGACGTCGGAGCGCAGCCGGCGCATCAGCGCGGCCACGTCCTTGAACGAGTTGATGTTCGCCAGCCGCGCCGAGTCCGGAACCCGGACGGAGCGCAGTTCAATGTCGGCATTCTGCATCATTCGCAGGGAGGTCTTGCGCAGGATCTTGGTCAGGGTCACACCCGGCGCTTCGCGCGGCACGAGGAAGGCCTTGACCTGTCCGTCTGCCTCGTCCCGGGCGAAGACGGCAAGCACGTCCGCCGTAGCGGCGCCGCCGATCCAGCGCTTGGCGCCGTCGATGATCCACTCATCGCCTTCGCGCCGGGCCGAAGTTGCCAGTCCGCCGGCAATGTCCGAGCCGTGCTCCGGTTCGGTCAGCGCGAAGACGCCAGTGAGCTCGAAGGACCGGATTTTCGGGTCCAGTTCCGCGGCCTGCTCGGCGCTGCCGCCGTGCAGCACGGTGGAGCGGAACAGTCCGGACTGCGCGTTGTAGAACGTAGCCACGGAAGCATCCGTGCGGGCCAGCTCAAAGTTGCGGAAGCCGCCGTACAGGCCGGACGTGCGCCCCTGGCTGTCGGCGACGCCGTCGGGCGCCATCAGGTTCAGGTCCACGAGCGGCTGGCGAATTTGGTACGGGAACTCACCGGCTTCCCAGTAGTCCGCCAGCAGCGGGGCCACCTGGGAGTCCAGGACAGCGCGCAGCTTTCCCAGCACTTCCTGCTCGGCACCGCTGAGCAGGTCGGAGTAGCCGTACCGGTCCGCGGCGTACAGGGGTTCTGTAGTTCCTGCGGTGCTCATGAGCCCAGGCCCAGCAGCCGGACGGCGTTTTCCTTCAGGATCTTGGGCCGCACCTCGTCCTTCAACGGCAGGTCCTCGAAGGCACGCATCCACTTCTGCGGAGTGATCAGCGGGTAGTCGGTGCCGAAGAGCACCTTGTCCTGCAGGACGGAGTTGGAGAGCTTCACCAGCGACTCCGGGAAGTACTTGGGCGACCAGCCGGACAGGTCGATGAAGACGTTCGACTTGTGGGTGGCGATCGAGTTGGCTTCGTCCTGCCACGGCACCGACGGGTGCGCCATGATGATCTGGAACCCGGGGAAATCCGCGGCGACATCATCCAGCAGCAGCGGGTTCGAGTAGCCCAGCTTGATTCCGGACCCGCCGGGGGTGCCGGCGCCCATGCCGTTCTGCCCGGTATGGAAGACCGCAGGCAGGCCGAGCTGCTCCAGGGCTTCCCACAGCGGGTAATAGCGTTCGTCCGACGGATTGAAGCCCTGCAGGCTGGGGTGGAACTTGAACCCGCGGACCCCGTAGTCCTCGGCCAGCAGTTTCGCCCGGTCGATGGCTTCCGCACCGGTGAGCGGATCCACCGATCCAAACGGGATCAGCACGTCGTTGTTCCGGGCCGCGCCCTCGGCGATGTCTTCGATGCTGTTCGGCTCGTGCTTCAACCGCGTCCGGGCGTCCACCGTGAAGACTACTGCGGCCATGTTCAGCTCGCGGTAGGTCGCCGCGATGTCATCGAGCGACGGCGTCCGTTCCTCGGTCTTGA harbors:
- a CDS encoding AAA family ATPase — protein: MEKNLADFLASFNAAVELAQQHRAASSTRPRLRDALSAYLGLPAQDVPIVVEAIPFHRFADVDIAMEQIAGEDPGNTLIGLGGGQQRQHLGLSDIVQEEGYGYIPVGQPDFVNIAVGPDSSREAVGLGIRLFRHDGVPVAVLQRNGDPQTGSPDVQLAVMAAERPVAAAVLAAVQEHLRVHSILRGQVISLGFDPYGPGGAGVNFLTRPSLPREKVILPDGVLERVRSHVLGIAGHRGRLQAAGQHLKRGVLLYGPPGTGKTHTVRHLLSESPGTTAVLLTGASLGAISQAASLARAMAPSLVVLEDIDLVAEDRNMGHGPQPLLFQVLDALDGLDADADIAFVMTTNRVDVLEPALAQRPGRVDLAVEIPLPDAGDRVRLMELYAPAGVFSAAALAAVAEQADGATASFARELVRRAILAAAEAGEDPGDVHLLAAAEDLSGQREAMTRSLLGGADPTAGFTANGDAGDGRGAPAPGIAWL
- a CDS encoding acyl-CoA synthetase, producing MRNEGLGSWIHRRRVKSAGVTAVTGAGIELTYDQLAERIERLASALAARGVSPGSRVAYLGNNHPAFLESLFAAGSLGAVFVPLNTRLAPPEVRFALQDSGSTVLIHAAELDSLAVLGCTDSPVTHRLMVAPEEGPAASPAGTETVSGAPAAEPYEAVLQDADAEPRDVEVGLEDPAIILYTSGTTGNPKGALLTHGNMTWNSVNVLVDYDVSSETVALMIAPLFHVASLGMGALPVLLKGGKLVLHSRFEPGATLAAIEEHRITSLSGVPTTYQMLAEHPGWESTDLSSLRMLTCGGSPVPARVLDAYEERGLSFSGGYGMTETSPGATALPARYSRAKAGSAGLPHFFTDVRIAGSGEAPAGPGEVGEIQIRGGNVIREYWNRPDATSAAFSDGAWFNSGDMGYFDDDGFLYISDRIKDMIISGGENVYPAQVEQLIMELREVSAVAVIGVPDERWGEVPHAVIVRAEGAELDEKAVLDHLEGKLARYKVPKSVEFRESLPTTASGKIRKADLRQNALRA
- a CDS encoding MaoC family dehydratase, whose product is MSATVVTLEELPSLVGKDLGYTDYIEITQDQINTFADATDDHQWIHTDPEKAKDGPFGAPIAHGFLTLSLIIPLWSALFDVDGVKTKVNYGLDRVRFTNPVKVGSKVRLHSVIAEVTEVKGGVQIKTSNTIEIEGEERPAVVAEFLARFYA
- a CDS encoding acyl-CoA dehydrogenase family protein, producing the protein MSTAGTTEPLYAADRYGYSDLLSGAEQEVLGKLRAVLDSQVAPLLADYWEAGEFPYQIRQPLVDLNLMAPDGVADSQGRTSGLYGGFRNFELARTDASVATFYNAQSGLFRSTVLHGGSAEQAAELDPKIRSFELTGVFALTEPEHGSDIAGGLATSARREGDEWIIDGAKRWIGGAATADVLAVFARDEADGQVKAFLVPREAPGVTLTKILRKTSLRMMQNADIELRSVRVPDSARLANINSFKDVAALMRRLRSDVAWIAAGMQAGAYEAAVRYTLEREQFGRPLASFQLTQQKLATMLANLTASLGMVVRLTQRQEEGIFRDEDSALAKMFTCTSLRETVALAREVVGGNGITLDTGVARFHADAEAVYSYEGTHDINALIVGRSIAGTGAFR
- a CDS encoding amidohydrolase family protein — protein: MAPTRYELGLDVDSLTAIDMHVHIEIDGHGHVSLPQDLMDASSKYFKTEERTPSLDDIAATYRELNMAAVVFTVDARTRLKHEPNSIEDIAEGAARNNDVLIPFGSVDPLTGAEAIDRAKLLAEDYGVRGFKFHPSLQGFNPSDERYYPLWEALEQLGLPAVFHTGQNGMGAGTPGGSGIKLGYSNPLLLDDVAADFPGFQIIMAHPSVPWQDEANSIATHKSNVFIDLSGWSPKYFPESLVKLSNSVLQDKVLFGTDYPLITPQKWMRAFEDLPLKDEVRPKILKENAVRLLGLGS